From a single Candoia aspera isolate rCanAsp1 chromosome 2, rCanAsp1.hap2, whole genome shotgun sequence genomic region:
- the HYAL3 gene encoding hyaluronidase-3, with protein MILERTIWIYITLCFAAVRPLAAARPIIQDEPFVVVWNLPTARCQEHFGIRLPLEVYGIVENKGNVFRGQNITIFYKNKFGLYPYISSQGEWHNGGIPQNINLKRHLERAAEEITELLNNDFQGLAVVDWEEWRPLWRRNWGPKKVYKEASKQWVRERFHGLSPEGQSYLAEVEFEQAAWVLMETTLALGKKLRPHGFWGFYRFPDCFNDNWEKEKNYTGHCNPKEVQWNDQLMWLWKVSSALYPSIYLPPKLPSSLRQHYIHHRLREAFRVAQFGIEQPLPVIPYSRVSYRRSSRYLAEADLINTIGESAALGTAGVVLWGDLSYSQSLDSCKSLHHYITTTLGPYVSNVTTATHRCSHQLCHGNGRCVRRHLGELRAFLHLDEDLQEVDLGMTDFQGQKLSVQEHFQCQCYPEWVGTQCERPKWTEPFEKPKYNRASQYNNVYDAVQDGDIVLGSNICPPSIYGEETER; from the exons ATGATCCTGGAGAGAACTATCTGGATCTACATCACCCTCTGTTTTGCAGCTGTTAGACCTCTGGCAGCTGCCAGACCCATCATCCAGGATGAGCCATTTGTCGTGGTGTGGAACTTACCCACAGCCAGATGTCAAGAGCATTTTGGAATCAGATTACCTCTAGAAGTCTATGGCATTGTGGAGAACAAAGGCAATGTGTTTCGTGGACAGAACATAACAATTTTTTATAAAAACAAGTTTGGACTGTATCCCTACATATCCTCACAGGGTGAATGGCATAATGGGGGGATCCCTCAGAACATTAATCTGAAGAGACACCTAGAGAGGGCCGCTGAGGAAATCACGGAACTCTTGAACAATGACTTCCAAGGTCTGGCAGTAGTAGACTGGGAGGAGTGGCGGCCTCTCTGGAGAAGAAACTGGGGGCCCAAGAAGGTGTATAAGGAGGCCTCTAAACAATGGGTGAGGGAAAGATTTCATGGACTTTCCCCTGAGGGACAATCTTACTTGGCTGAGGTAGAGTTTGAACAGGCTGCTTGGGTGCTAATGGAGACAACACTAGCTCTGGGAAAGAAGCTAAGACCACATGGTTTTTGGGGCTTCTACAGGTTTCCCGATTGCTTCAATGACaactgggagaaagagaagaactaCACTGGCCACTGTAATCCCAAGGAGGTCCAGTGGAATGATCAGCTCATGTGGTTGTGGAaggtctcctcagccctctatcCTAGTATCTACCTTCCACCGAAACTACCATCTTCACTCCGCCAGCATTATATACATCACCGTCTCAGAGAGGCATTCCGAGTGGCACAGTTTGGCATAGAGCAGCCCCTTCCTGTGATACCATATTCCAGGGTTTCCTACAGGCGTTCTTCAAGGTATCTAGCTGAG GCTGACTTGATAAATACAATTGGAGAAAGTGCAGCACTTGGCACTGCTGGAGTTGTGCTCTGGGGTGACCTCTCCTATTCCCAGTCACTT GACAGCTGCAAGAGTCTTCACCATTATATCACCACCACACTGGGCCCTTACGTCAGTAATGTGACTACAGCAACACACAGATGTAGTCACCAGCTGTGTCACGGGAATGGACGTTGTGTGAGACGCCACCTGGGTGAATTAAGAGCTTTCCTCCACCTAGACGAAGACCTACAGGAAGTGGACCTTGGGATGACAGATTTTCAAGGGCAAAAATTGTCCGTGCAGGAGCACTTTCAGTGTCAATGCTATCCAGAGTGGGTGGGCACCCAGTGTGAGAGGCCAAAGTGGACAGAGCCCTTTGAGAAACCAAAATATAACCGAGCTTCACAGTATAACAATGTATATGATGCAGTGCAGGATGGTGACATTGTCTTGGGATCAAATATCTGTCCTCCCTCCATTTATGGTGAAGAAACAGAAAGATAA
- the NAA80 gene encoding N-alpha-acetyltransferase 80 has product MGSVSEMLTAVPLHKRPDLLEACADLINEEWKRSRTSRIHSLQKSSDNFPTCLVLIRTLRLMEETAEGKTPNTQCQLLGHARLSRVVGQSKSLFVETVVVAKTLRGKGYGRKLMEAVENFAKAHGYQRLYLTTHDKQHFYAHLGYSLSKPVQCAGFISSMVPMEFLENFSIPQHKVELPARPGKRNTNASYWSRSGASLPPSPCAAPLSPSLFCSVAPPPLPPPCSYHSGTAPISSPPQLPGPHLSSSQPINALAHPSPSASLFPSAGCCPAPALPPSPPPLPPLGPLARACLPAQPTSSKPASSGLLGNTAEELMLLETPYQDLKGQPIFWMKKDI; this is encoded by the coding sequence ATGGGTTCAGTTTCAGAGATGCTCACAGCAGTCCCCCTTCACAAGAGGCCTGATCTCCTGGAGGCCTGTGCTGACCTCATCAACGAAGAGTGGAAACGGAGCCGGACTTCCCGTATCCACTCCCTGCAAAAATCGAGCGACAACTTTCCCACATGCCTGGTACTGATCAGAACTTTAAGGCTAATGGAAGAAACTGCAGAAGGGAAGACACCCAACACCCAGTGCCAACTTCTGGGACATGCCAGGTTGTCCCGTGTGGTTGGCCAATCTAAGAGCTTATTTGTGGAGACTGTGGTGGTTGCCAAGACCCTCCGTGGAAAGGGCTATGGCAGAAAGCTAATGGAAGCTGTTGAGAATTTTGCAAAGGCCCATGGCTACCAACGTCTATATCTCACCACACATGACAAGCAGCATTTTTATGCCCACCTGGGCTATAGCTTGTCCAAGCCTGTCCAGTGTGCTGGATTCATCAGTTCTATGGTACCTATGGAATTTTTGGAGAACTTCTCTATCCCTCAACATAAGGTGGAACTCCCTGCACGACCCGGGAAGCGCAATACAAATGCATCTTACTGGAGCAGATCTGGAGCAAGTCTCCCTCCTTCACCATGTGCTGCAcccctttccccttctctcttttgCTCAGTAGCCCCTCCTCCATTGCCTCCTCCTTGTTCTTATCATTCAGGGACAGCTCccatttcttcccctccccagtTGCCAGGTCCCCACCTGTCCTCTTCCCAGCCTATTAATGCTCTGGCTCACCCTTCACCGTCAGCCTCCTTGTTTCCCTCTGCTGGCTGCTGCCCTGCCCCAGCTCTtccaccttctcctcctcctcttcctcctctaggGCCTCTGGCAAGAGCCTGTTTACCAGCCCAGCCCACTTCCAGTAAACCTGCCTCTTCCGGGCTGCTGGGAAACACAGCTGAAGAACTGATGCTTTTAGAAACTCCCTATCAGGATCTGAAAGGGCAGCCCATATTCTGGATGAAGAAGGATATCTGA